A portion of the Nitrospira sp. genome contains these proteins:
- a CDS encoding bifunctional nuclease family protein, whose amino-acid sequence MDSSKQQHEPSELVALTVKQVLDDGNTDTRIVVLKNDGASVTLPIWVGSAEGNAIRLAMERVVTPRPMSHDLIRSFADHLGVRIERVVITDVKGSTYYASVAFASKGVHRTLDARPSDAIALALRADCPIYATQDVLNRRTAVHLDAWINKLDTKNIEPQQA is encoded by the coding sequence ATGGACTCGTCGAAGCAGCAGCATGAGCCCTCGGAGCTCGTCGCTCTGACCGTCAAGCAGGTGCTGGACGACGGCAATACCGACACCCGCATCGTCGTGCTGAAAAATGATGGCGCGAGCGTCACACTGCCCATCTGGGTTGGATCGGCCGAGGGTAACGCCATTCGTCTTGCCATGGAACGGGTGGTCACTCCTCGCCCTATGAGCCATGACCTCATTCGGAGCTTTGCGGATCATCTTGGTGTGCGGATTGAGCGGGTTGTGATTACGGATGTGAAAGGCAGTACGTACTATGCCAGCGTGGCCTTTGCATCGAAAGGCGTGCATCGCACCCTGGATGCCAGGCCAAGCGACGCCATCGCCCTCGCACTTCGCGCAGATTGCCCGATTTATGCCACACAAGATGTGCTTAACCGGCGGACAGCCGTTCACCTGGATGCCTGGATCAATAAACTCGACACCAAGAATATCGAACCCCAACAGGCGTGA
- the cobA gene encoding uroporphyrinogen-III C-methyltransferase produces MTTRAGTVYLVGAGPGDPKLLTIRGKECLEQADVVLYDYLANEALLQHVSPTAERLYVGRRGRGQYRDQAEINRLLIDHAQAGKRVVRLKGGDPFVFGRGGEEAEAVAAAGLEFEVVPGVTAAVAAPAYAGIPVTHRTMASTVTFVTGHEDPTKDRSGVEWRRLATVHGTLVFLMGMTNLPKIVQCLRAEGKEGTTPVALIRWGTRASQRTVVGSLDDIVEKAAAAHMEPPTVIVVGEVVRLREQLNWFERRPLFGKRILVTRPKPQAAEFSELIAAQGGEPVECPTIEIVPPEDWAPLDRALSRLASYKWLIFTSVNGVAPFMTRLLETQRDVRALSGLTICCIGPRTAEALASYGLRADVIPEQFQAEGILEVLAARQMRGARVLIPRALVARELLPDQLRTQGADVDVVPVYRTIRPAVATDRLMEQLRTGGIDVISFTSSSTVRNFVELFPTKDELLQSVGTTTVACIGPITAATAREAGLTVQVMAGQNTVPALADAIVDFVVNPIDGRTASAVSH; encoded by the coding sequence ATGACGACGCGAGCAGGAACAGTATATTTGGTCGGGGCCGGTCCCGGAGATCCTAAGTTGCTCACGATACGCGGCAAGGAATGTCTGGAGCAGGCCGATGTGGTGCTGTACGACTATCTCGCGAATGAAGCGCTCTTGCAGCATGTGTCTCCAACGGCTGAACGTCTGTACGTCGGCCGGCGCGGGCGCGGCCAGTATCGCGATCAGGCGGAGATCAATCGGTTGCTGATCGATCACGCTCAAGCGGGGAAGCGGGTGGTCCGCTTGAAAGGTGGCGACCCGTTCGTCTTTGGTCGGGGCGGGGAAGAGGCGGAAGCCGTTGCCGCTGCCGGGCTGGAATTTGAAGTCGTCCCTGGTGTGACGGCCGCCGTCGCGGCCCCGGCATACGCGGGTATTCCGGTGACCCATCGCACGATGGCCTCCACGGTGACTTTCGTCACCGGACACGAAGACCCCACGAAAGATCGAAGTGGGGTCGAATGGCGGCGTCTGGCGACCGTACACGGCACGCTGGTGTTTCTCATGGGCATGACCAACCTGCCGAAAATCGTCCAATGCCTTCGAGCCGAAGGTAAAGAGGGCACCACACCCGTTGCCCTCATCCGGTGGGGGACGCGAGCCTCGCAACGGACCGTGGTGGGGAGCTTGGACGATATTGTGGAGAAGGCGGCGGCCGCTCATATGGAACCGCCCACGGTCATCGTGGTCGGCGAGGTGGTGCGTCTCCGGGAGCAACTCAATTGGTTCGAACGACGGCCTCTGTTCGGAAAGCGGATTCTGGTGACGAGGCCGAAGCCTCAAGCGGCGGAGTTCTCCGAATTGATCGCGGCTCAAGGCGGGGAACCGGTGGAATGTCCGACCATCGAGATCGTGCCCCCCGAGGACTGGGCTCCGCTGGATCGGGCCCTGTCGCGCCTGGCGAGTTACAAGTGGTTGATCTTCACCAGTGTGAACGGGGTCGCTCCATTCATGACCAGGCTGCTGGAGACGCAACGTGATGTTCGCGCATTGTCCGGCCTCACCATTTGTTGTATCGGCCCGCGCACCGCTGAGGCTCTGGCCTCCTATGGTTTACGTGCCGACGTGATTCCGGAGCAGTTTCAAGCCGAGGGAATTCTGGAGGTGTTGGCCGCCCGGCAGATGCGCGGGGCCCGCGTGTTGATTCCGCGTGCGTTAGTGGCCCGGGAGCTGCTTCCTGATCAGCTACGTACCCAGGGGGCGGACGTGGATGTGGTGCCGGTGTATCGCACGATCAGGCCTGCCGTCGCGACGGATCGCCTCATGGAACAACTCCGTACCGGCGGGATCGACGTGATTTCTTTCACGAGTTCCTCGACGGTGAGGAACTTCGTCGAGCTGTTTCCGACGAAGGACGAGTTGTTGCAGTCGGTCGGGACGACGACCGTGGCCTGCATCGGACCTATTACCGCGGCGACCGCCCGCGAGGCGGGTCTCACCGTTCAGGTGATGGCCGGACAGAACACCGTTCCAGCGCTTGCCGACGCCATCGTGGATTTTGTTGTGAATCCGATTGATGGCCGAACTGCTTCCGCGGTGAGTCATTGA
- the hemC gene encoding hydroxymethylbilane synthase, translated as MSRSTLILGTRGSKLAVHQSQWVQARLQELAPGLTISLQRIQTSGDKILDVPLAKIGGKGLFVKEIEDALLSKEIDLAVHSMKDVPTALPEGLDILCVPPREDPRDALITRDGCRLDQLKPGARIGTSSLRRQAQLLHYRPDFTIEMLRGNLDTRLRKLREGQFDAIVLAAAGLRRLAWDAEITEYLPVHLSLPAIAQGALGIEARSDDTFVRELLSRFEHRPTRITVTAERALLHRLEGGCQVPIAAHAALEGDRLTVDGLVASVDGRRVIRHQIQGPASEAQALGTKLAERLLADGGDVILKEIYGQA; from the coding sequence ATGAGTCGTTCAACACTTATCCTTGGTACGCGCGGAAGCAAGCTGGCCGTGCATCAAAGCCAGTGGGTACAGGCCCGTCTTCAAGAACTCGCTCCCGGCCTGACCATCTCGTTGCAGCGCATCCAAACATCGGGCGACAAGATCCTCGACGTTCCGCTGGCAAAAATCGGCGGGAAAGGACTGTTTGTCAAGGAAATCGAAGACGCGCTGTTGAGCAAAGAGATCGACCTGGCCGTGCACAGCATGAAAGACGTGCCGACGGCTTTGCCGGAGGGGTTGGACATTCTGTGCGTGCCGCCGCGAGAAGATCCGCGGGATGCGTTGATTACGCGCGACGGTTGTCGGCTGGACCAATTGAAGCCCGGCGCCAGAATCGGCACCAGCAGTCTGCGCCGGCAAGCCCAGTTGCTGCATTACCGCCCTGATTTCACCATCGAGATGTTGCGCGGCAATCTGGATACACGCCTGAGGAAACTCCGTGAGGGGCAATTCGACGCGATTGTCTTGGCCGCGGCAGGATTGCGGCGGCTCGCCTGGGATGCGGAAATTACCGAATATCTTCCCGTGCATCTTAGTTTGCCGGCTATTGCTCAAGGTGCCCTCGGCATCGAAGCCCGCAGCGACGACACCTTTGTGCGCGAACTGTTGAGCCGGTTTGAGCATCGGCCCACCCGCATCACCGTCACGGCAGAACGTGCGCTGTTGCATCGCCTCGAAGGCGGATGCCAAGTGCCTATTGCGGCGCATGCCGCGCTTGAGGGTGACAGGCTCACGGTTGATGGCCTGGTAGCCAGCGTCGACGGCCGTCGGGTGATCCGTCATCAAATCCAGGGTCCGGCGAGTGAAGCCCAGGCTCTGGGGACGAAGCTTGCGGAGCGTTTGTTGGCCGATGGGGGTGATGTGATCCTCAAGGAGATTTACGGGCAGGCCTGA
- the argJ gene encoding bifunctional glutamate N-acetyltransferase/amino-acid acetyltransferase ArgJ → MKTITGGVTAPIGFRAAGMYCGIKKKQKKQLDLALLVSEQDGPIAGVFTANQVVAAPVVLDRLHLKKGVGRAILVNSGNANACTGPDGMRVAKEMAQLAATALDCPPHTIFIGSTGVIGQPLPIDCIKQAVPTLLARVTRRGGNEAAQAIMTTDLKPKQVAVRARLGGRMVTVGGMAKGSGMIHPNMATMLGYLTTDAVIGRSALQTALSQAVDQSFNCITVDGDTSTNDTVLLLANGMAGNQTLKPGTADFRRFCAMVETVCRTLALKICWDGEGVTKVVRVEVTRARSTSAAKQIAQTIATSNLVKTALFGGDANWGRVMAALGRAGVPIDPGRISLQFGDVPMVRNGQGLGRVAEQKLTKVFRAKEFTIRVDLAQGQAGAHMWTTDLSYEYVRINASYRS, encoded by the coding sequence ATGAAGACCATCACTGGAGGCGTCACCGCACCGATCGGCTTTCGGGCCGCCGGGATGTATTGCGGCATCAAGAAAAAGCAGAAGAAACAACTCGACTTGGCCCTGCTGGTCTCCGAGCAGGACGGCCCCATCGCCGGAGTATTCACCGCCAATCAGGTCGTGGCAGCACCGGTTGTGCTCGATCGCCTCCATCTAAAAAAAGGCGTGGGCCGCGCTATCCTCGTCAACAGCGGGAACGCCAATGCCTGCACCGGACCTGACGGCATGCGAGTGGCCAAGGAGATGGCGCAGCTGGCAGCCACGGCCCTCGACTGTCCGCCGCATACGATCTTCATCGGATCGACCGGCGTAATCGGCCAACCCCTCCCGATCGACTGCATCAAGCAGGCTGTTCCGACCCTGCTTGCCCGTGTCACGCGCAGAGGCGGAAACGAAGCGGCCCAAGCCATCATGACCACGGACCTCAAACCCAAACAGGTGGCGGTACGCGCCCGCCTTGGAGGGCGGATGGTGACGGTGGGAGGAATGGCCAAGGGTTCCGGGATGATCCATCCCAACATGGCCACCATGCTGGGCTATCTCACAACCGATGCGGTCATCGGCCGGTCGGCGCTTCAGACAGCGCTGAGTCAAGCGGTGGATCAATCGTTTAACTGTATTACCGTCGACGGCGACACGAGCACGAACGACACGGTGCTCTTGCTGGCCAACGGAATGGCAGGCAATCAAACGCTCAAACCGGGCACGGCGGATTTTCGCCGATTCTGCGCCATGGTCGAAACGGTCTGTCGCACCCTTGCCTTGAAAATTTGCTGGGACGGCGAAGGCGTGACCAAGGTCGTTCGGGTAGAGGTCACACGTGCCCGGTCGACCTCGGCGGCCAAACAAATTGCCCAAACGATCGCCACCTCCAACCTGGTCAAAACCGCACTCTTTGGCGGTGACGCCAACTGGGGCCGAGTGATGGCCGCCCTCGGACGTGCAGGGGTACCCATCGATCCCGGCCGGATCAGCCTGCAATTCGGAGATGTCCCGATGGTTCGAAACGGGCAAGGCCTCGGCCGCGTTGCCGAACAGAAGCTGACCAAGGTCTTCCGGGCGAAGGAGTTTACGATTCGTGTCGACCTCGCACAGGGCCAAGCCGGGGCGCACATGTGGACGACCGATTTGTCCTACGAATACGTGCGGATCAACGCGAGTTACCGGTCGTAA
- the rplM gene encoding 50S ribosomal protein L13, translating into MTKTYLEKPADVKRKWFLVDADGKTLGRLAAKVATLLRGKHKPTFTPHVDTGDHVVIVNAEKIRLTGNKMEDKTYSYHTGYPGGLKTLTAEHIHKKDPTKLLTRAIEGMLPKNPLGNQMAKKLRVYAGSTHPHHAQQLESLSL; encoded by the coding sequence ATGACAAAAACGTATCTTGAGAAGCCAGCTGATGTGAAACGGAAATGGTTCCTGGTAGATGCCGACGGCAAGACGCTCGGTCGCCTTGCGGCGAAGGTGGCCACCTTGCTTCGAGGCAAGCATAAACCGACTTTTACTCCTCACGTGGATACGGGTGACCATGTCGTCATCGTCAATGCGGAGAAGATCCGCTTGACCGGCAACAAGATGGAAGACAAGACCTATTCGTATCACACAGGATATCCAGGCGGACTCAAGACCCTCACCGCCGAACATATCCACAAGAAAGACCCGACGAAGCTCTTGACGCGCGCCATCGAAGGCATGTTGCCCAAGAACCCCCTCGGGAATCAGATGGCCAAGAAACTGCGCGTCTACGCAGGTTCAACCCATCCACACCACGCGCAGCAACTGGAATCACTTTCGCTGTGA
- the rpsI gene encoding 30S ribosomal protein S9, with translation MAAMTQYATGKRKSAIARAWVTAAAGDIVVNEKPLEKAFPRPTLRNVIQFPFELAGVAGKYSVRATVYGGGPAGQAGALRHAISKALVIMSAAFRSPLKKEGLLTRDSRVKERKKYGQKGARKRFQYSKR, from the coding sequence ATGGCAGCAATGACGCAGTACGCAACTGGGAAGAGAAAGAGCGCGATCGCTCGCGCATGGGTGACCGCCGCCGCCGGCGACATCGTCGTCAATGAGAAGCCGCTGGAAAAGGCGTTTCCCCGCCCGACACTACGGAACGTGATTCAATTTCCATTCGAACTGGCCGGTGTGGCCGGCAAATATTCCGTCCGAGCCACCGTGTATGGTGGCGGGCCTGCGGGCCAGGCCGGAGCATTGCGGCATGCCATCTCGAAAGCACTAGTTATCATGAGCGCAGCCTTCCGTAGCCCGCTCAAGAAGGAAGGTCTTCTGACCCGTGACTCGCGCGTCAAGGAACGCAAGAAGTACGGACAGAAGGGCGCCAGAAAGCGCTTCCAATACTCCAAGCGATAA
- a CDS encoding sulfurtransferase TusA family protein, whose amino-acid sequence MSDVPLNVQAPDEELDLRGVICPYNFVKTKLKLESMAPGQLLLVHLDDGDPIRNVPRSVSDDGHDVISQERADQSYRVMIRKRFDE is encoded by the coding sequence ATGTCCGATGTCCCACTGAATGTCCAAGCACCTGACGAAGAGCTGGATCTCCGCGGTGTCATTTGCCCGTACAATTTCGTGAAGACGAAACTCAAGCTTGAGAGCATGGCCCCAGGTCAGCTGTTGCTGGTCCATCTTGACGACGGAGATCCTATTCGAAATGTCCCTCGTAGTGTGAGCGATGACGGGCATGATGTGATATCGCAGGAACGTGCCGATCAGTCCTACCGCGTCATGATCCGTAAGCGCTTCGACGAGTAG
- a CDS encoding bifunctional nuclease family protein gives MITQMRVKGLIFDPYNNAYIVVLRDEENSDMLPIWVGKSEASAIGLALESVTAPRPMTHDLMKSFLETFDAKIISVVITDLNENTYFATIHLMYEDSEYTVDSRPSDAIALALRTSAPIFASEKVIKKQSSEELEQWLENLKPEDFGKLDT, from the coding sequence GTGATTACACAAATGCGGGTAAAGGGTCTGATCTTCGACCCCTACAACAACGCCTATATAGTGGTGTTGCGGGACGAAGAGAATTCAGACATGCTCCCGATCTGGGTCGGAAAATCAGAGGCCAGTGCCATCGGCCTTGCGCTGGAGAGCGTCACCGCACCGCGTCCCATGACCCACGACCTCATGAAGTCGTTCCTGGAAACGTTCGATGCGAAAATTATCAGCGTGGTGATTACAGATTTGAACGAGAACACCTATTTCGCCACGATTCACCTGATGTACGAAGACTCGGAATATACGGTCGATTCGCGCCCGAGTGATGCCATCGCGCTGGCGCTGCGAACCAGTGCACCGATTTTTGCCAGCGAGAAGGTTATTAAGAAACAGTCGTCCGAAGAACTTGAACAGTGGCTTGAAAACTTGAAGCCGGAAGATTTCGGGAAACTGGATACCTAG
- a CDS encoding Fe(2+)-trafficking protein, which produces MADVQCVTCGQAGEAITDMLFLGKLEAEIKAKVCKPCWKKWEGMRVMVINEYQVNLGDESGRELVKKQMKAFLKLGEQTDTSKLDQNFRPAGS; this is translated from the coding sequence ATGGCAGATGTGCAATGTGTCACCTGCGGACAAGCGGGCGAAGCAATTACCGATATGCTGTTCCTCGGCAAACTCGAAGCCGAAATCAAGGCAAAGGTTTGTAAGCCCTGCTGGAAAAAGTGGGAAGGGATGCGGGTCATGGTGATCAACGAGTATCAAGTCAATCTCGGCGACGAGAGCGGCCGCGAACTTGTTAAAAAGCAAATGAAGGCGTTCCTCAAACTGGGAGAACAGACCGACACGTCCAAACTGGATCAAAACTTTCGGCCAGCCGGCTCTTAG
- the rpsB gene encoding 30S ribosomal protein S2, which yields MGVVAIKELLEAGVHFGHQTNRWNPKMKRFLFGERNGVYIIDLQQTVERMELAYAFARDTVAAGDSVLFVGTKRQAAEILEEESKRANQFYINQRWLGGMLTNFQTIRRSIDKMKKMETTLADPTHQGHTKKELGQMQKEVVKLQKNLSGIRNMRALPGAVFILDTRIEHIAILEASRLEIPVIAIVDSNCDPDHIQYPIPGNDDAIRSIKLIISRIADACLEGAHLRAQQEETEFASAPAGGGAKPAANLAGVSAS from the coding sequence ATGGGAGTAGTTGCGATTAAGGAATTACTGGAAGCGGGCGTCCACTTCGGACACCAGACGAATCGTTGGAACCCCAAGATGAAGCGGTTCCTGTTCGGGGAACGAAACGGCGTCTACATTATCGACCTTCAACAGACCGTCGAACGCATGGAACTAGCCTATGCCTTCGCGCGCGACACCGTGGCGGCCGGTGACTCCGTCTTGTTCGTCGGGACCAAGCGCCAAGCGGCGGAGATTTTGGAAGAAGAGTCCAAGCGGGCCAACCAGTTCTACATCAACCAGCGGTGGTTGGGTGGCATGCTGACCAACTTCCAGACCATTCGTCGTAGCATCGACAAAATGAAAAAGATGGAAACGACCCTCGCTGATCCGACGCACCAGGGCCATACGAAAAAAGAGCTCGGACAGATGCAGAAGGAAGTCGTCAAATTGCAAAAGAACCTGTCGGGCATCCGCAATATGCGCGCCCTGCCCGGCGCGGTGTTCATCCTGGATACCCGCATCGAGCACATTGCGATCCTCGAGGCCAGCCGGTTGGAAATTCCGGTCATTGCCATCGTCGATTCGAACTGCGATCCCGATCACATTCAATACCCCATCCCGGGCAACGATGACGCCATCCGTTCCATCAAGCTGATCATTTCCCGGATCGCGGATGCATGCCTCGAAGGCGCGCATCTCCGGGCGCAGCAGGAAGAAACAGAGTTCGCATCGGCGCCAGCCGGCGGCGGCGCCAAACCGGCGGCCAATTTGGCCGGCGTGTCCGCTTCCTAA
- a CDS encoding glutamyl-tRNA reductase, which translates to MHVIVVGLSHKTAPVEIREKLAVPESRLREALSRLCSYPGVREGLLLSTCNRVEVYAVVEELESGYGRVQEFLADTHLSLSSEHLTPHLYWHTGDRAIGHLFRVASSLDSMIVGESQILGQIKDAFEVALTHKASGLLLNKIVKKAISVAKRVRTETKIAETAVSVSYAAVELAKKIFSNLTEKTVLLIGAGEMAKLAARHLIANGVRQVRITTRNFQHGLELAQRFNGTAVPFEDYKTELAGADIVLVSTGASHYLVTADDVQRAMRQRMSRPMFLIDISVPRNIDPAVRPIDDAFLFDIDDLHMRVEQNREDRLREAAKAEQMVVEEVAVLGQWLQSLEVTPTIVALRSRTEELKRREVDKILARLAHLSSEDRAAVEALASAIVNKMVHGTMVTLKAEAKSSSGAAYVDAARRFFNLEETPAVYPPGQADVSELGGENIAGNGVGRLPEASLVQHTSKEQGRRVS; encoded by the coding sequence ATGCATGTCATCGTTGTCGGGCTCAGCCATAAGACTGCTCCGGTCGAGATTCGTGAGAAACTCGCCGTGCCTGAAAGCCGGCTCCGGGAAGCCCTCAGTCGCCTCTGCTCTTATCCCGGTGTGCGGGAAGGGTTGCTGCTCTCAACGTGTAATCGGGTAGAAGTCTACGCGGTCGTCGAAGAGTTGGAAAGCGGGTATGGCCGGGTGCAGGAATTCCTGGCCGATACCCATCTCTCTCTGTCCTCCGAACATCTGACCCCCCATCTCTATTGGCATACCGGTGATCGCGCCATCGGGCATCTGTTCCGTGTGGCCTCTAGTCTTGATTCGATGATTGTCGGTGAATCTCAGATCCTCGGACAAATCAAGGACGCGTTCGAAGTCGCGTTGACGCATAAAGCCTCCGGCCTGTTGCTGAATAAGATCGTCAAGAAGGCTATTTCGGTGGCCAAACGCGTGCGCACCGAAACCAAGATTGCCGAGACAGCCGTGTCGGTGAGTTATGCGGCGGTGGAGTTAGCCAAGAAGATCTTTTCAAATCTGACCGAGAAGACCGTGTTGCTGATCGGGGCCGGGGAAATGGCCAAGCTGGCGGCACGGCATCTGATCGCCAACGGCGTGCGCCAGGTGCGCATTACCACCCGTAATTTCCAGCATGGGTTGGAATTGGCTCAACGGTTCAACGGTACAGCCGTGCCGTTTGAGGACTACAAGACGGAACTGGCTGGGGCCGACATCGTGCTGGTGTCCACCGGGGCCTCGCATTACCTGGTGACGGCCGACGATGTGCAGCGCGCAATGAGACAGCGGATGAGTCGTCCCATGTTCTTGATTGATATTTCCGTGCCGCGCAATATCGACCCGGCTGTCCGGCCCATCGATGATGCGTTCCTGTTCGATATCGACGATCTGCACATGCGAGTGGAGCAAAACCGCGAAGACCGTCTGCGGGAAGCGGCGAAGGCCGAGCAAATGGTCGTTGAAGAAGTCGCGGTGCTCGGGCAGTGGCTGCAGTCACTGGAGGTGACGCCGACGATCGTGGCACTTCGCAGCCGGACCGAAGAACTCAAACGGCGGGAAGTCGATAAGATTCTGGCGCGGTTGGCGCATCTGTCGTCCGAGGATCGAGCCGCGGTGGAAGCCTTGGCGTCTGCCATCGTCAATAAGATGGTTCATGGCACGATGGTGACGTTGAAAGCTGAGGCCAAGTCCTCGAGCGGCGCGGCGTATGTCGATGCGGCCCGCCGGTTTTTCAATCTGGAAGAGACACCCGCTGTGTATCCGCCCGGACAAGCCGACGTCTCGGAGCTTGGGGGCGAGAACATCGCCGGGAACGGAGTTGGTCGCCTGCCCGAGGCGTCGCTGGTCCAGCACACGAGCAAGGAGCAAGGCCGGCGGGTGAGCTAA
- the ccsA gene encoding cytochrome c biogenesis protein CcsA → MSSVFFMLTMGLYFVSTVCYLAYLLRRAETLSKVSLGITAAGFATHTVALVARMTDTSQAQLPTFHEALSFFSWMLILVFLAVEFRRQLHVLGSFIVPLALVSLVTAAAFRSDEASSLQPVFKTLWVHVTLSMLGTVGFAVAFVAGVMYLIQDGLLKSKRFNVLYAKLPALDYLDHLNQQSIVMGFPLLTLGIISGAFSAEIVRGTYVNWNPEQTWAMVTWGFYFAVLVGRLTIGWRAKRAAYLTIIGFAGVILTLIGVVLKSHGSVS, encoded by the coding sequence ATGTCTTCGGTGTTTTTCATGCTCACGATGGGCCTGTATTTCGTGAGCACGGTCTGCTACCTGGCCTATCTGCTCCGGCGGGCGGAAACCCTATCGAAGGTGTCCCTCGGGATCACGGCCGCCGGGTTTGCCACCCACACGGTGGCCTTGGTCGCCCGGATGACCGACACGTCTCAGGCTCAGCTCCCGACATTTCACGAAGCCCTGTCGTTTTTCTCCTGGATGCTGATTCTCGTGTTTCTCGCCGTCGAGTTTCGCCGCCAGTTACATGTCCTCGGTTCCTTCATCGTACCACTGGCGCTCGTGTCGTTGGTCACCGCCGCGGCGTTCCGTTCAGACGAGGCCTCCAGTCTGCAGCCGGTCTTTAAAACGCTGTGGGTGCACGTCACCCTCAGTATGTTGGGCACGGTCGGCTTTGCCGTCGCGTTCGTCGCCGGGGTGATGTATCTCATTCAGGACGGTCTTCTCAAGTCCAAGCGGTTCAACGTCCTCTATGCAAAACTGCCTGCGCTGGACTATCTTGATCATCTGAACCAGCAGTCGATCGTCATGGGGTTTCCACTGCTGACCCTCGGGATCATCAGCGGCGCGTTCTCGGCGGAGATTGTCCGCGGCACCTATGTGAACTGGAATCCGGAACAGACGTGGGCCATGGTGACCTGGGGCTTCTACTTTGCCGTCCTGGTCGGGCGTCTGACTATCGGGTGGCGGGCCAAACGAGCCGCGTATCTGACGATCATCGGGTTTGCCGGTGTGATTCTGACCCTGATCGGTGTCGTGTTGAAAAGTCACGGGTCGGTGTCCTGA
- a CDS encoding N-acetyl-gamma-glutamyl-phosphate reductase, translating into MTSVRVAVAGGSGYTGAELLRLLSQHPNVKLTAVTSEKSAGTPVSAVYPHLQGIVSLTFEALAPEALAERADVLFLALPHTKSMGPVASCMKAGKRVIDLSADFRIKDPRTYETWYQTTHAHPDLIGNAVYGLPELHRSAIAQARLVASPGCYPTAAILQLAPLIAHNLIVPDTIVIDAKSGVSGAGRSPALPYHFPEAHESLEPYKIGQHRHIPEIEQELTGLAGTRTQTDKGDNAGVTIAFTPHLVPMNRGILSTAYARMKGKLDVVELRALYRDFYKGERFVRLLEGAMPNPRHVRGANYCDLAVHTDTRAGWVVTVSAIDNLIKGAAGQAIQAMNLMLGYPEETGLVAPGIYP; encoded by the coding sequence ATGACGTCGGTACGAGTAGCAGTGGCAGGGGGTAGCGGATACACCGGGGCGGAGTTGCTACGGCTCCTGTCACAACACCCCAACGTAAAGTTGACTGCGGTGACTTCTGAGAAGTCGGCCGGAACCCCCGTCTCCGCCGTGTACCCCCATTTGCAAGGTATCGTGTCGCTGACCTTCGAAGCCCTGGCGCCCGAGGCCCTGGCAGAACGCGCCGATGTGCTCTTCCTCGCCCTCCCCCATACAAAATCCATGGGCCCGGTAGCGAGTTGCATGAAAGCCGGCAAGCGCGTGATCGACCTGAGCGCAGACTTCAGGATCAAAGATCCTCGCACCTATGAAACCTGGTATCAGACCACACACGCGCATCCCGACCTGATCGGAAATGCCGTCTATGGCCTGCCCGAACTGCATCGATCCGCCATTGCACAGGCCCGGCTCGTGGCCTCCCCCGGTTGTTACCCGACCGCCGCGATTCTGCAATTGGCGCCGTTGATCGCTCATAACCTCATCGTGCCCGACACGATCGTGATTGATGCAAAGTCCGGCGTGTCGGGCGCAGGAAGAAGCCCGGCTCTGCCCTATCACTTTCCCGAAGCACACGAGTCACTGGAGCCCTACAAGATCGGCCAGCATCGACACATCCCGGAAATCGAACAGGAACTGACCGGACTGGCAGGAACGCGTACACAGACAGACAAAGGGGACAACGCCGGTGTCACTATTGCCTTCACGCCACACCTGGTCCCGATGAATCGAGGCATCTTGAGCACCGCCTACGCGCGCATGAAGGGCAAGCTCGATGTCGTCGAGCTGCGGGCGCTCTATCGGGACTTCTACAAGGGAGAACGATTCGTGCGACTGCTCGAAGGCGCAATGCCGAATCCACGACATGTGCGAGGCGCCAATTACTGCGATCTGGCAGTTCACACCGATACGCGAGCCGGATGGGTCGTGACGGTGTCGGCCATCGACAACCTGATCAAGGGAGCAGCGGGGCAAGCGATTCAGGCCATGAATCTCATGCTCGGCTATCCGGAAGAAACGGGCCTGGTGGCACCGGGTATCTATCCATAA